From a region of the Gossypium raimondii isolate GPD5lz chromosome 10, ASM2569854v1, whole genome shotgun sequence genome:
- the LOC105775840 gene encoding abscisic acid receptor PYL3: MNPSLITSSNNNLTEEEISKLESIIRTYHTFPSSSNTCTSLLTQRINVPLSFIWLFVRDFENPNKYKHFIKSCTMKGDGRVGSVRDVTVISGLPASTSTEVLEVLNDDEHVLSFRVVGGDHRLNNYRAVTSVHEFKEGGGGEVYSIVLESYSVEIPQGNTEEDTKMFVDTVVKLNLQKLAEVAMAAALKTPT, translated from the coding sequence ATGAACCCTAGTCTTATCACCTCTTCCAATAATAATCTAACTGAAGAAGAAATCTCCAAGCTCGAGTCCATCATCCGAACCTACCATACCTTTCCTTCATCCTCAAACACATGCACATCTTTACTTACACAACGTATCAACGTTCCCCTAAGTTTTATATGGCTATTCGTTCGCGATTTCGAAAACCCTAATAAGTACAAGCACTTTATCAAGAGTTGCACGATGAAAGGAGACGGAAGAGTTGGAAGTGTGAGAGATGTTACGGTTATTTCGGGCTTACCGGCGTCGACAAGCACCGAAGTACTAGAGGTATTAAATGACGATGAGCATGTTTTGAGCTTTAGGGTTGTGGGGGGAGATCATAGGCTGAATAATTATAGAGCTGTGACATCGGTTCATGAGTTTAAggaaggaggaggaggagaggTATATAGTATTGTTTTGGAGTCTTATTCGGTGGAGATACCTCAAGGGAACACTGAAGAGGATACTAAGATGTTTGTGGATACTGTTGTGAAGTTGAACTTACAAAAGCTTGCAGAAGTAGCCATGGCAGCAGCTTTGAAAACGCCTACATGA